TTAATGGAGCAGCAATAAACCCAACGCCTAAAGAATTTAGCATTACAAGATATTTAGTTGGCGGTATCTTTTTTGGTTTAGGTTGGGCTTTGGTTGGCGCGTGTCCAGGACCAATGTATGTTCTTATAGGCGCAGGATATTGGCCTATTCTAATTGTAATTATTGGGGCGTTATTGGGAACTCTTCTTTATGGTGTATTAAGGACTAAGTTACCTCATTAAGTTGGCAAAAGAAATTTCTTTATAATCTGAAATCACTTTGTCTGCTAAACTGTAGTCTTGGTTTGTAGAGTGTTTGCTATCGTAACCTACGCAATAAATACCAGCACCTTTTGCTGCTTTAATACCGTTAGTTGAGTCTTCGATTACTAAGCAATTTTCTTTGGGTTGTCCAGATGCCTCGGCTGCCTTTACAAATATCTCAGGATTGGGTTTAGACTCTTTAAGGTCTGCACCACTTAACTTGGCTACAAAATATTGATTTAAATTGAACCTTTCGAAAATCCTGTTAATATTAGGCATAGATGCTGAAGAAGCTAATACTAAGGTAAGACCGTTAGCGTAATAATCTTTAATTAAGTCTTCCACACCAGAAATAAGCTGAAGGCTCTCATCATTTTCAAATAGATACTTAAAATGATGGCGTTTTTTAGCTACTAACTCTTCTGGAGCGTGATCTACTTTAAATTCATCTACCAATCGCTTACAGATATTTAGGGTAGATTGCCCTGTAAACGACTCATAAAGTGGTTTAGAAACGGGTAGGCTAAAATCTTCAAACATCTTGTAATAGGCTTTTTTATGTAGAGGTTCAGTATCTACAATAACACCATCCATATCAAATAAAATTGCCTTGATCATTGCTTAAGTTTTACGCAAAACTAAGATTATTTATTAAGCCTTAAGCTTAAAATGGAAAGTACTTCCTACGCCAGGTTGAGAATCTACCCAAATTTTACCATCGTGCAGTTTTACAATCTTGTCACAATGGGCTAAGCCTATTCCTGTACCTTCAATATTATCGTTTCTATGTATTTTATTGAAAATTTTAAATATGTTTTCTAGATCTATTTCTTCAATACCAATACCATTATCATTCACAGAAAAGATATAATGATCATTATCTTTAAAATAAGATATTCTAATATCTGGAGTAACACCTTTTTTACAATACTTTAAAGCATTAGAAAGTAAGTTTTGGAATAGTAACCTCAACTCTACCTCATACCCTTTAATAGTTGGCAGTTTAGCAATAGAAATTTTTGCTTTGCAATCATTTATACTTTTAGCAAGATCCATAACAACAGTATCTAACACTTGTTTTAAATCTACATCTTGCTTTTCACTGTTTTGCCCTATTCTACTATGCTCAAGTAGGGCATTTATTTGATTTGCCAAACGTCCGGCAGCTTCATGAATATACCTTATGTATTCTTTACCTTTTGATTCGAGTTGGTGGCTAAAGTTTTTGTCTAGCATTTCACTTCCAAATCGAATAGTTGCTAGTGGTTCTTTTAAATCGTGTGAACAAATAGACACAAATTGCTCCAAATCATTGTTAGCCATCTCTAAATCTAATTGTCTCTTGGCTAACTTGTCTGCTGTTTCTTTAAGAGCTGTAATATCTATGAGCGTTCCCATAGTTATTGTTTCTCCGTGTATATTTTTTGTAAGCTTGGAGTTTAGCAATACATGTATTTCTCTGCCATCTATAGCAACCAAGGTCATGTCTTCGTTTTGAATCTGACCTGTATTTTTTATTTCATTAATTAAATCGCTTGCCTTTATTTTAGATTGATCATTATAAAAATGAAAAATAGATTTATTTAAAATCTCTTTTTTGTTTTTAAACCCTAAAGTTTTATAAAATATTTTATTGCAATCCACAATGTTTCCGCTATCTGGACTTATGCTAGCATGCATTACAGGGTCATTTTCATAAAAATCTTTAAACTTAGCCTGGTTTCTTCTTAGCTCTTCTTGAGATTTATGAATACGCTCTATATCTATAAATGTAACTACAGCACCATTAATTTCTCCAGCAGTTGTTATATACGGAGATATGCGTTGTAAAAAGTGACGATTGTTTTTGCTTATAATTTTCTTTTCAAAAACTTTTCCTGTATTAATAACACGTTCTGCATTAGTGACAATATTGTTGGTATTGTTTTCTCCAAAACTAACAACAAAATTATCTATATGCCTACCTAAATCTGCTTGGTATAAATCAAAATGTTCTTTAATAGCTGGCGTAAACTTTCGCACTCTTAACTTAGCGTCTAAGAATATCACACCTAGATTGGTACTTGTAAGTAAGTTATTAATATCCTCATTTAAAGCACTCAATTCATCAAGTTTTTGAATATGGTCTGTATTTATAGTATTTAGCTCCTCATTTACACTTTGTAGTTCTTCATTTGTACATTGCAACTCTTCATTACTTGCCAACAACTCTTCATTTGTAGCTAGTAACTTATCATTACTTATTTCCGTATCCTCTATAGCTTTATTTAATTCATCT
This region of Croceibacter atlanticus HTCC2559 genomic DNA includes:
- a CDS encoding DUF6691 family protein: MRFISFLGIGILFGIVLYKSEAASWFRIYEMFQLGSFHMYGIIASAVILGVAGLYLIKKKEIKALNGAAINPTPKEFSITRYLVGGIFFGLGWALVGACPGPMYVLIGAGYWPILIVIIGALLGTLLYGVLRTKLPH
- a CDS encoding HAD family hydrolase, with protein sequence MIKAILFDMDGVIVDTEPLHKKAYYKMFEDFSLPVSKPLYESFTGQSTLNICKRLVDEFKVDHAPEELVAKKRHHFKYLFENDESLQLISGVEDLIKDYYANGLTLVLASSASMPNINRIFERFNLNQYFVAKLSGADLKESKPNPEIFVKAAEASGQPKENCLVIEDSTNGIKAAKGAGIYCVGYDSKHSTNQDYSLADKVISDYKEISFANLMR